Proteins encoded together in one Benincasa hispida cultivar B227 chromosome 1, ASM972705v1, whole genome shotgun sequence window:
- the LOC120071497 gene encoding gibberellin 2-beta-dioxygenase 1-like, translating to MVVLSNPSIQQLSSNSFMRNSISSMAAAASSSAAFFTEVPLIDLSAPDAKQLIVKACEELGFFKVVNHGVPMEFISTLESESTNFFSLPLSEKQKAAPPSPFGYGNKQIGRNGDVGWVEYLLLNTHLESNSDGFLSIFGQDPQKLRSAVNNYISAVRNMACEILELMAEGLKIQQRNVFSKLVMDEESDSVFRVNHYPPCPEPQALKGRNMIGFGEHTDPQIISVLRSNNTSGLQISLADGNWISVPPDQNSFFINVGDSLQVMTNGRFKSVKHRVLTNSLKSRISMIYFGGPPLSEKIAPLPSLMKGEERSLYKEFTWFEYKRSAYNSRLADNRLVHFERIAAS from the exons ATGGTGGTTTTGTCCAACCCATCAATCCAACAGTTGTCTTCTAATTCCTTCATGAGAAATTCCATTTCATCCATGGCTGCTGCTGCTTCTTCCTCTGCAGCATTTTTCACTGAGGTTCCATTAATAGACCTTTCTGCACCAGATGCTAAACAACTCATTGTCAAAGCCTGTGAAGAGCTTGGATTCTTCAAGGTCGTTAACCATGGCGTCCCCATGGAATTCATCTCTACTCTCGAATCAGAATCCACCAATTTCTTCTCCCTTCCCCTCTCTGAAAAACAAAAAGCTGCCCCTCCTTCCCCTTTTGGCTATGGCAACAAGCAAATTGGTCGCAATGGCGACGTCGGTTGGGTTGAATACCTTCTCTTAAACACTCACCTAGAATCCAACTCCGATGGGTTCCTCTCCATTTTTGGCCAAGACCCACAAAAACTCCG CTCTGCTGTGAACAATTACATATCGGCTGTGAGGAATATGGCGTGTGAAATCCTGGAGTTAATGGCGGAAGGTTTGAAGATTCAGCAGAGGAATGTGTTCAGTAAACTTGTAATGGATGAAGAGAGCGACTCTGTTTTCAGGGTGAACCATTATCCGCCATGTCCAGAACCTCAAGCTTTGAAAGGGAGGAACATGATTGGATTTGGAGAACATACAGACCCACAGATCATATCGGTTTTGAGATCCAATAACACTTCTGGACTTCAAATTTCTCTTGCTGATGGAAATTGGATTTCTGTTCCTCCTGATCAGAACTCTTTTTTCATCAATGTTGGTGACTCTTTACAG GTGATGACCAATGGAAGATTCAAAAGTGTGAAGCATAGGGTTTTGACAAACAGCTTGAAGTCAAGAATTTCAATGATATACTTTGGTGGGCCACCTTTAAGTGAAAAGATAGCTCCTTTGCCTTCACTTatgaaaggagaagaaagaagttTGTACAAAGAGTTTACTTGGTTTGAGTACAAAAGATCAGCTTACAACTCCAGGTTGGCAGATAACAGGCTTGTGCACTTTGAAAGAATTGCAGCCTCATAA